A genomic stretch from Carassius auratus strain Wakin chromosome 35, ASM336829v1, whole genome shotgun sequence includes:
- the LOC113054003 gene encoding protein transport protein Sec31A-like isoform X2, translated as MKLKEINRTAIQAWSPAQQHPIYLAAGTSAQQLDATFSTSASLEIFELDLADPSLAMKSCGSLSSPHRYHKLVWGPHGIEDQSSPSGVLIAGGENGDIILYDASKIIAGDSEVIISQSEKHTGPVRALDVNSFQTNLVASGGNESEIYIWDLNNFSSPMTPGPKTQPLEDISCVAWNRQVQHILASASPSGKASVWDLRKNDLIIKVSDHSNRMHCSGLAWNPEVATQLVLASEDDRMPVIQMWDLRFATSPLKVLESHTRGVLAIAWSEADPELLLSCGKDNRILCWNPNTAEVLYELPTSTQWCFDIQWCPRNPAVLSAAAFDGHISIYSIMGGSNDNASSLQAEQLSSSFGNMDPFGTGKTLPPLQLPQTAPSQSTVTPLKKPPKWIRRPVGASFAFGGKLVTLDNIKPSAQQPQQTAAHVVHISQVVTETDFLDRSNRLQETLTAGNFLEYCQTKTEAAQSEFEKTVWSFLKVNFEEDARGKYLELLGYKKEELALKITSALESNCKSDEADVVEKKSPVEEEAEAPDTETSDLDEVPFEDEEPAVDETSNTEETPAPASDAINLKVSQDIDGLITQALLTGDYEAAVNLCLHDNRMADSIILAIAGGPELLAKTQKKYFSKTQSKISKLISAVVMKDWLDILETCDLQNWMEALAAVMTYAKPEEFSSLCGLLGSRLEAAGDAALQAQACLCYICAGTVEQLVAHWVKAQDSCGPLALQELVEKVVVLQRAVLRAQGGVSDMGALLAEKMNQYASLLASQGSLHTAISYLPTNTQQVSVQQLRDRLSRALGQQQQSGAAGTGTLPAAVPEHTYTQPQPPQVPAQPAAPPQYYQQGRSATTVTSWSNQTPTALPSVPHPLVPAADPQMESTTPAFGLQSPVSASVPASTPFMYSQQYQNYPPVQQFIPAAGTPGIYQPLPYSSSMASPLPPPPSSSSSAAAAVYPPQFMHPASSQPAAPPVISGPPQGGQPFSPPPLSSGMSFQHGGPGSPTAYLPPPPVARAPGTQTEPALIPASQRTGPQNGWNDPPTLNRALKKKKVPENFTPPAPITAPIMAPLGDPQVPAGQTMQTLQSQKQGPDQPVGPATFNPIQQQPLGPPGRNPSMPQGNMEGAPGAPIGDLIKPLQSIPTEKITKKPIPEEHVVLKTTFEGLIQKCLAAASDPQTKRKLDDAHKRLEYLYDKLREQTLSPAIISGLHSMARSIESRCYTDGLNIHTHIVSSSNFSETSAFMPVLKVVLTQANKLAV; from the exons ATGAAGCTAAAAGAAATCAACCGAACGGCTATCCAGGCCTGGAGTCCAGCGCAGCAGCACCCCATCTATCTGGCAGCAG GTACGTCGGCCCAGCAGCTCGATGCCACCTTCAGCACCAGTGCATCTCTGGAGATCTTTGAACTGGATCTGGCTGATCCCTCTTTAGCCATGAAGTCATGCGGCTCTCTGTCCTCTCCACACAG ATACCACAAACTAGTCTGGGGTCCACATGGCATTGAAGACCAGAGTTCGCCATCAGGTGTCCTCATCGCTGGAGGTGAGAATGGAGACATCATCCTGTACGACGCCTCCAAAATCATCGCTGGAGACAGTGAAGTCATCATTTCCCAGAGCGAGAAACACACGGGACCAGTGAGAGCTCTCGACGTCAACTCGTTTCAG acaaACCTTGTGGCCTCTGGGGGAAATGAGTCAGAAATCTACATCTGGGATCTGAACAACTTCAGCTCCCCAATGACGCCAGGACCCAAAACTCAG cCCCTGGAGGACATCAGCTGTGTTGCGTGGAACAGACAGGTGCAGCACATCCTGGCCTCGGCCAGTCCCAGCGGAAAAGCTTCAGTCTGGGATCTGAGGAAGAACGACCTGATCATCAAAGTCAGCGATCACAGCAACAGG ATGCATTGCTCTGGTCTGGCCTGGAACCCGGAGGTGGCCACTCAGCTGGTTCTGGCGTCTGAAGACGACCGAATGCCCGTCATCCAAATGTGGGACCTGCGCTTTGCCACCTCTCCTCTCAAAGTGCTGGAGAGCCACACGAG aGGTGTCCTGGCCATCGCCTGGAGTGAAGCAGATCCAGAGCTGCTCCTGAGCTGTGGGAAAGATAACCGGATCCTGTGCTGGAACCCCAACACGGCTGAG GTCCTGTATGAGCTGCCTACCAGTACTCAGTGGTGTTTTGACATCCAGTGGTGTCCCAGAAACCCAGCTGTGCTGTCTGCTGCTGCCTTTGATGGCCACATCAGCATCTACTCCATCATGGGAGGAAGCAATGACAACGCCAGTTCTTTACAGGCTGAACAG TTAAGTAGTTCATTTGGAAATATGGATCCCTTTGGTACGGGGAAGACTCTGCCACCTTTACAGCTGCCTCAGACCGCCCCGTCCCAGAGCACCGTCACGCCTCTCAAGAAACCCCCCAAATGGATCCGCAGACCAGTTGGAGCGTCTTTCGCT TTTGGTGGAAAACTAGTCACTCTGGACAACATCAAGCCATCGGCCCAACAGCCCCAGCAGACTGCCGCCCATGTGGTTCATATCAGTCAGGTTGTGACCGAAACCGATTTCCTTGATCGATCAAATCGACTTCAGGAGACGCTCACTGCAGGGAATTTCCTTGAGTACTGCCAAACCAAGACTGAAGCTGCTCAGAGCGAATTTGAGAAGACCGTTTGGTCTTTTCTGAAG GTGAACTTTGAAGAAGATGCACGAGGGAAATATCTGGAGCTTTTGGGATACAAGAAGGAAGAGCTCGCCTTAAAG ATTACATCAGCGTTAGAAAGCAACTGCAAATCTGATGAGGCCGATGTG GTTGAGAAGAAAAGCCCTGTAGAGGAGGAAGCAGAAGCACCTGACACAGAGACATCTGACCTAGATGAGGTTCCTTTTGAAGACGAAGAACCTGCTGTTGATGAGACGTCCAACACAGAAGAGACTCCAGCTCCTGCATCAGACGCCATTAACCTCAAAGTTAGCCAGG ATATTGATGGGCTGATCACACAAGCTCTGCTGACTGGCGATTATGAAGCCGCGGTTAACCTCTGTCTGCATGATAACCGAATGGCTGACAGCATCATCCTGGCTATTGCTGGTGGTCCTGAGCTTCTGGCAAAGACTCAGAAGAAATACTTCAGCAAAACGCAGAGCAAGATCTCTAAG CTCATTAGTGCTGTGGTGATGAAGGACTGGTTGGACATTTTGGAGACCTGTGACCTGCAGAACTGGATGGAAGCTCTGGCTGCAGTAATGACTTACGCAAAGCCAGAGGAGTTCTCCTCGCTATGTG GTCTGCTGGGCTCCAGGCTGGAGGCCGCTGGGGACGCGGCGCTGCAGGCTCAGGCCTGTCTCTGCTACATCTGCGCAGGCACCGTAGAGCAGCTGGTGGCCCACTGGGTCAAAGCTCAGGACTCCTGCGGCCCGCTGGCACTGCAG GAGCTGGTTGAGAAGGTGGTGGTCCTGCAGAGAGCTGTGCTGAGAGCTCAGGGTGGTGTTTCTGATATGGGCGCACTGCTGGCAGAGAAGATGAATCAGTACGCCAGTCTGCTGGCATCACAGGGCAGCTTACACACCGCCATATCCTACCTGCCCACCAACACTCAACAG GTTTCTGTGCAGCAGTTGCGTGATCGTTTGAGCAGAGCTCTGGGTCAGCAGCAGCAGTCTGGAGCCGCAGGGACTGGGACGCTTCCCGCCGCTGTACcagagcacacatacacacaacctcAACCTCCACAGGTCCCCGCGCAGCCCGCTGCACCTCCTCAGTATTACCAGCAG GGTAGATCCGCCACTACTGTCACATCCTGGAGTAACCAAACCCCTACAGCTCTGCCCAGTGTCCCTCACCCGCTGGTGCCTGCCGCTGACCCGCAG ATGGAGTCCACAACTCCAGCCTTTGGTCTTCAGTCTCCAGTGAGTGCGTCCGTCCCTGCCTCCACTCCATTTATGTATTCCCAGCAGTACCAGA ACTATCCCCCCGTTCAGCAGTTCATACCTGCCGCCGGGACTCCTGGCATCTATCAGCCTCTTCCGTACTCTTCTTCTATggcctctcctcttcctcctccaccctcttcatcctcctctgcTGCCGCTGCTGTCTATCCTCCACAGTTCATGCATCCTGCCTCCTCTCAGCCGGCAGCTCCTCCTGTGATCTCTGGGCCTCCTCAGGGAGGTCAGcctttctctcctcctcctctctcttctgGCATGTCTTTCCAGCACGGCGGGCCCGGGTCGCCCACGGcttatcttcctcctcctccagtCGCCAGAGCTCCAGGTACTCAGACTGAACCCGCACTGATCCCAGCCTCCCAGAGAACAG GACCTCAGAATGGCTGGAACGATCCTCCAACACTCAACAGAGCACTCAAAAAGAAGAAA GTTCCAGAAAACTTTACTCCTCCAGCACCCATTACAGCACCCATCATGGCCCCTCTAGGAGACCCTCAGGTCCCTGCCGGCCAAACCATGCAGACCCTTCAATCACAAAAACAGGGTCCAGATCAGCCTGTGGGCCCAGCCACCTTCAACCCCATCCAGCAGCAGCCACTGGGACCCCCGGGCAGAAACCCCAGCATGCCTCAGGGCAACATGGAAGGGGCACCTGGAGCACCGATTGGAGATCTCATAAAG CCACTTCAGTCCATACCAACTGAGAAGATCACCAAGAAGCCCATCCCTGAGGAGCACGTTGTTCTGAAGACCACTTTTGAGGGACTGATCCAGAAATGCTTGGCTGCCGCTTCAGATCCG CAAACCAAGAGGAAGTTGGATGATGCTCATAAGAGGCTTGAGTATCTCTATGACAAGCTGAGAGAACAAACA CTGTCTCCAGCTATTATCAGTGGTCTGCACAGTATGGCCCGCAGCATCGAGAGTCGCTGCTACACCGACGGACTcaacatccacacacacatcGTGAGCAGCAGCAACTTCAGCGAGACGTCTGCCTTCATGCCCGTCCTGAAGGTGGTGCTGACACAGGCCAACAAACTGGCTGTTTGA
- the LOC113054003 gene encoding protein transport protein Sec31A-like isoform X3: MKLKEINRTAIQAWSPAQQHPIYLAAGTSAQQLDATFSTSASLEIFELDLADPSLAMKSCGSLSSPHRYHKLVWGPHGIEDQSSPSGVLIAGGENGDIILYDASKIIAGDSEVIISQSEKHTGPVRALDVNSFQTNLVASGGNESEIYIWDLNNFSSPMTPGPKTQPLEDISCVAWNRQVQHILASASPSGKASVWDLRKNDLIIKVSDHSNRMHCSGLAWNPEVATQLVLASEDDRMPVIQMWDLRFATSPLKVLESHTRGVLAIAWSEADPELLLSCGKDNRILCWNPNTAEVLYELPTSTQWCFDIQWCPRNPAVLSAAAFDGHISIYSIMGGSNDNASSLQAEQLSSSFGNMDPFGTGKTLPPLQLPQTAPSQSTVTPLKKPPKWIRRPVGASFAFGGKLVTLDNIKPSAQQPQQTAAHVVHISQVVTETDFLDRSNRLQETLTAGNFLEYCQTKTEAAQSEFEKTVWSFLKVNFEEDARGKYLELLGYKKEELALKITSALESNCKSDEADVVEKKSPVEEEAEAPDTETSDLDEVPFEDEEPAVDETSNTEETPAPASDAINLKVSQDIDGLITQALLTGDYEAAVNLCLHDNRMADSIILAIAGGPELLAKTQKKYFSKTQSKISKLISAVVMKDWLDILETCDLQNWMEALAAVMTYAKPEEFSSLCGLLGSRLEAAGDAALQAQACLCYICAGTVEQLVAHWVKAQDSCGPLALQELVEKVVVLQRAVLRAQGGVSDMGALLAEKMNQYASLLASQGSLHTAISYLPTNTQQVSVQQLRDRLSRALGQQQQSGAAGTGTLPAAVPEHTYTQPQPPQVPAQPAAPPQYYQQGRSATTVTSWSNQTPTALPSVPHPLVPAADPQMESTTPAFGLQSPVSASVPASTPFMYSQQYQNYPPVQQFIPAAGTPGIYQPLPYSSSMASPLPPPPSSSSSAAAAVYPPQFMHPASSQPAAPPVISGPPQGGQPFSPPPLSSGMSFQHGGPGSPTAYLPPPPVARAPGGLNQDLAWSLEGPQNGWNDPPTLNRALKKKKVPENFTPPAPITAPIMAPLGDPQVPAGQTMQTLQSQKQGPDQPVGPATFNPIQQQPLGPPGRNPSMPQGNMEGAPGAPIGDLIKPLQSIPTEKITKKPIPEEHVVLKTTFEGLIQKCLAAASDPQTKRKLDDAHKRLEYLYDKLREQTLSPAIISGLHSMARSIESRCYTDGLNIHTHIVSSSNFSETSAFMPVLKVVLTQANKLAV; this comes from the exons ATGAAGCTAAAAGAAATCAACCGAACGGCTATCCAGGCCTGGAGTCCAGCGCAGCAGCACCCCATCTATCTGGCAGCAG GTACGTCGGCCCAGCAGCTCGATGCCACCTTCAGCACCAGTGCATCTCTGGAGATCTTTGAACTGGATCTGGCTGATCCCTCTTTAGCCATGAAGTCATGCGGCTCTCTGTCCTCTCCACACAG ATACCACAAACTAGTCTGGGGTCCACATGGCATTGAAGACCAGAGTTCGCCATCAGGTGTCCTCATCGCTGGAGGTGAGAATGGAGACATCATCCTGTACGACGCCTCCAAAATCATCGCTGGAGACAGTGAAGTCATCATTTCCCAGAGCGAGAAACACACGGGACCAGTGAGAGCTCTCGACGTCAACTCGTTTCAG acaaACCTTGTGGCCTCTGGGGGAAATGAGTCAGAAATCTACATCTGGGATCTGAACAACTTCAGCTCCCCAATGACGCCAGGACCCAAAACTCAG cCCCTGGAGGACATCAGCTGTGTTGCGTGGAACAGACAGGTGCAGCACATCCTGGCCTCGGCCAGTCCCAGCGGAAAAGCTTCAGTCTGGGATCTGAGGAAGAACGACCTGATCATCAAAGTCAGCGATCACAGCAACAGG ATGCATTGCTCTGGTCTGGCCTGGAACCCGGAGGTGGCCACTCAGCTGGTTCTGGCGTCTGAAGACGACCGAATGCCCGTCATCCAAATGTGGGACCTGCGCTTTGCCACCTCTCCTCTCAAAGTGCTGGAGAGCCACACGAG aGGTGTCCTGGCCATCGCCTGGAGTGAAGCAGATCCAGAGCTGCTCCTGAGCTGTGGGAAAGATAACCGGATCCTGTGCTGGAACCCCAACACGGCTGAG GTCCTGTATGAGCTGCCTACCAGTACTCAGTGGTGTTTTGACATCCAGTGGTGTCCCAGAAACCCAGCTGTGCTGTCTGCTGCTGCCTTTGATGGCCACATCAGCATCTACTCCATCATGGGAGGAAGCAATGACAACGCCAGTTCTTTACAGGCTGAACAG TTAAGTAGTTCATTTGGAAATATGGATCCCTTTGGTACGGGGAAGACTCTGCCACCTTTACAGCTGCCTCAGACCGCCCCGTCCCAGAGCACCGTCACGCCTCTCAAGAAACCCCCCAAATGGATCCGCAGACCAGTTGGAGCGTCTTTCGCT TTTGGTGGAAAACTAGTCACTCTGGACAACATCAAGCCATCGGCCCAACAGCCCCAGCAGACTGCCGCCCATGTGGTTCATATCAGTCAGGTTGTGACCGAAACCGATTTCCTTGATCGATCAAATCGACTTCAGGAGACGCTCACTGCAGGGAATTTCCTTGAGTACTGCCAAACCAAGACTGAAGCTGCTCAGAGCGAATTTGAGAAGACCGTTTGGTCTTTTCTGAAG GTGAACTTTGAAGAAGATGCACGAGGGAAATATCTGGAGCTTTTGGGATACAAGAAGGAAGAGCTCGCCTTAAAG ATTACATCAGCGTTAGAAAGCAACTGCAAATCTGATGAGGCCGATGTG GTTGAGAAGAAAAGCCCTGTAGAGGAGGAAGCAGAAGCACCTGACACAGAGACATCTGACCTAGATGAGGTTCCTTTTGAAGACGAAGAACCTGCTGTTGATGAGACGTCCAACACAGAAGAGACTCCAGCTCCTGCATCAGACGCCATTAACCTCAAAGTTAGCCAGG ATATTGATGGGCTGATCACACAAGCTCTGCTGACTGGCGATTATGAAGCCGCGGTTAACCTCTGTCTGCATGATAACCGAATGGCTGACAGCATCATCCTGGCTATTGCTGGTGGTCCTGAGCTTCTGGCAAAGACTCAGAAGAAATACTTCAGCAAAACGCAGAGCAAGATCTCTAAG CTCATTAGTGCTGTGGTGATGAAGGACTGGTTGGACATTTTGGAGACCTGTGACCTGCAGAACTGGATGGAAGCTCTGGCTGCAGTAATGACTTACGCAAAGCCAGAGGAGTTCTCCTCGCTATGTG GTCTGCTGGGCTCCAGGCTGGAGGCCGCTGGGGACGCGGCGCTGCAGGCTCAGGCCTGTCTCTGCTACATCTGCGCAGGCACCGTAGAGCAGCTGGTGGCCCACTGGGTCAAAGCTCAGGACTCCTGCGGCCCGCTGGCACTGCAG GAGCTGGTTGAGAAGGTGGTGGTCCTGCAGAGAGCTGTGCTGAGAGCTCAGGGTGGTGTTTCTGATATGGGCGCACTGCTGGCAGAGAAGATGAATCAGTACGCCAGTCTGCTGGCATCACAGGGCAGCTTACACACCGCCATATCCTACCTGCCCACCAACACTCAACAG GTTTCTGTGCAGCAGTTGCGTGATCGTTTGAGCAGAGCTCTGGGTCAGCAGCAGCAGTCTGGAGCCGCAGGGACTGGGACGCTTCCCGCCGCTGTACcagagcacacatacacacaacctcAACCTCCACAGGTCCCCGCGCAGCCCGCTGCACCTCCTCAGTATTACCAGCAG GGTAGATCCGCCACTACTGTCACATCCTGGAGTAACCAAACCCCTACAGCTCTGCCCAGTGTCCCTCACCCGCTGGTGCCTGCCGCTGACCCGCAG ATGGAGTCCACAACTCCAGCCTTTGGTCTTCAGTCTCCAGTGAGTGCGTCCGTCCCTGCCTCCACTCCATTTATGTATTCCCAGCAGTACCAGA ACTATCCCCCCGTTCAGCAGTTCATACCTGCCGCCGGGACTCCTGGCATCTATCAGCCTCTTCCGTACTCTTCTTCTATggcctctcctcttcctcctccaccctcttcatcctcctctgcTGCCGCTGCTGTCTATCCTCCACAGTTCATGCATCCTGCCTCCTCTCAGCCGGCAGCTCCTCCTGTGATCTCTGGGCCTCCTCAGGGAGGTCAGcctttctctcctcctcctctctcttctgGCATGTCTTTCCAGCACGGCGGGCCCGGGTCGCCCACGGcttatcttcctcctcctccagtCGCCAGAGCTCCAG GAGGATTAAATCAAGACTTGGCCTGGTCTTTGGAAG GACCTCAGAATGGCTGGAACGATCCTCCAACACTCAACAGAGCACTCAAAAAGAAGAAA GTTCCAGAAAACTTTACTCCTCCAGCACCCATTACAGCACCCATCATGGCCCCTCTAGGAGACCCTCAGGTCCCTGCCGGCCAAACCATGCAGACCCTTCAATCACAAAAACAGGGTCCAGATCAGCCTGTGGGCCCAGCCACCTTCAACCCCATCCAGCAGCAGCCACTGGGACCCCCGGGCAGAAACCCCAGCATGCCTCAGGGCAACATGGAAGGGGCACCTGGAGCACCGATTGGAGATCTCATAAAG CCACTTCAGTCCATACCAACTGAGAAGATCACCAAGAAGCCCATCCCTGAGGAGCACGTTGTTCTGAAGACCACTTTTGAGGGACTGATCCAGAAATGCTTGGCTGCCGCTTCAGATCCG CAAACCAAGAGGAAGTTGGATGATGCTCATAAGAGGCTTGAGTATCTCTATGACAAGCTGAGAGAACAAACA CTGTCTCCAGCTATTATCAGTGGTCTGCACAGTATGGCCCGCAGCATCGAGAGTCGCTGCTACACCGACGGACTcaacatccacacacacatcGTGAGCAGCAGCAACTTCAGCGAGACGTCTGCCTTCATGCCCGTCCTGAAGGTGGTGCTGACACAGGCCAACAAACTGGCTGTTTGA